Part of the Methanobrevibacter sp. genome, AAGTTACCATCAAGAAAAAAGTTTTAAAGAAACTTAAAGTTGGCAAAAAAGTAAAATATCAGGTTTCATACGGTAAAAAAACAGTTAAAAAGACTGCAAAAGTTAAAAAATAAGGATTTAATTCCTTATTTTTCTTTTTTTATTTTATTTGTTTTGCATTATTTTGAAATTTTTAAATACTACAATTAATAAAAATTCAACTAATGTCCATTTATAAAGTGTCAATCATAATGCCGGTTTACAATGCAGAAAAGTATTTAAGGGATTCTTTGGATTCAATAGTCAATCAAAGCATTGGAATCAGCAATCTTGAAGTTATTATTGTAAATGATGCATCAACAGATTCATCAGGAGAAATCATTGATGAATATGCAGACAAATACTCTTCTTTTAAACCGATTCATTTACAAAAGAACTCCGGAGGACCATTCGGGCCCCGAAATGTTGGTCTTAAATATGTAACCAGTGAGTATGTAATGTTTTTGGATGCCGATGACACATATACTCAAACTGCATGTGAAGTGCTGTATAATGCAATCTCAAAATCAAATGTTGGGGTGGCATTTGGACGATATAATCGTGTTTATGATGATATGACTCTTATATCATATTCTCCATATGATTCAAAAAATAACGATATTAAAACATATCCCAATTTTAATTTTATCACTGCACTGATTTGGAAAGTGCTATACAGGATATTATATGGAAAATCCATGGAGTATAAGGATGAAATTCTAATTAAGGATATTCGAAAAAACCCTGAAATCTTAAAAATTCTGCCATCAATGTGGACAAAGATTGTTCGGGCTGATAAATTGGTTGAATTCAAGCCATTTGTTGCAGGAGAGGACTTGAACTTTATTTTGGATGTCTTTTATAATTCAGAAATATTGTTCATTAACAATGAATCCATTGTGAATTATTCAATGCGTTTTGATGGAGATTTGTCCGTTACTAAAAATGTAAAATTCAAATTGGTTTTGGACACAATTCAGTCCTATAAGTTGGCTATTGAAACATCCAATCGTGAAGGTTTAAAGGATGTGGCCATGATGATGAATCCTTTTTTTGTAAACTATATCAATCTGTTGCGCCAGGGTGATTTTACTTTGGCTGAAAAAAAGATGCTTTTTGATGAGATTTCAGAAATTGATGAAATCTATAAAAACAAGGGTTTGATGGGTTTTGCTCTTGTTAAGCTGATTAAGTTTTTAAGTAAATAAAAAATATAATAATTATTTTGATGTTAATTTTCATTATTTATTTTAAAAATTAGAAAGAGTTTATATATTAAAATAAAAATATATTATTATATTAAAAAAATTTAGGAATACCCTCATTATAATTTATTTTTATGGATTGATAATTATGAGCGAAATATATAGAACATTTACATCAGAATCCGTAACACAAGGACACCCGGATAAAGTTGCAGATATTATATCTGATGCAATACTCGATGCATACATGGCGCAGGATAAGAATTCCCACGTTGCATGTGAAACTTGTGTAACAACAGATTTCTGTATGGTATTTGGTGAGGTAACATCAAATGCTGATTTAGATAATGATGATATTGAAAAGATTATAAGAGACACAATCAATGAAATCGGATATGATAATCCTGATTTGAAATTTGACGGACACAGCTGTGAAATCGTTAACAGATTGCATGCACAGTCTCCTGATATCAACCAGGGTGTTGACCGTGGGGAAGACGAAACCGGTGCAGGAGATCAGGGAATGATGTTCGGTTATGCAACCAACGAAACCGAATCATTAATGCCTTTCCCAATCGATTTGGCACGTAAGTTGACAAATAAATTAACCGAACTGCGTGAAAGCGGAGAAATCCCATACTTAAGACCAGACGGAAAAGCACAGGTGTCTGTTAATTATGATGAAGAGGGAAATATATTGTCCCTTGATGCAGTGGTATTGTCCACACAGCACGATGAATCCATGTCTGAAAACCAGGAAGGCTTAAAAGAGGACATTCGTGAAAAACTCTTCAAAGCAGTTATTCCTGAAGGACTGATTACTGAAGATACAACCGAACACATCAATCCGACAGGTAAATTCGAAATCGGTGGTCCTCATGGTGATGCAGGTTTGACCGGACGTAAAATAATCGTTGATACCTACGGAGGATATGCAAGACACGGTGGTGGAGCATTCTCAGGTAAAGACTGTACCAAAGTGGACAGAAGCGCATGTTATATGGCAAGATACATTGCCAAAAACATTGTTGCAAGCGGACTTGCTGAGAAATGTGAAATTCAGCTTTCATATGCTATAGGTGTTGCTGAGCCAACATCTGTAATGGTTGATACCTTCGGAACAGGTAAGGTCTCACAGGCAAAATTCGGTGAAATCGTACGTGAAAATTTCAAATTGACTCCTGACGGAATCATTGAAAGTTTGGGCTTAAGGGATGTTTCCTACAAGCCAACCGCAAAATACGGTCACTTTGGTATTGAAGGTCGCCCTTGGGAGAAAACCGACAAGGCTGAAGATTTGAAAAAATACCTTGAAAACTAGATTACTTGGTTAAGTAATCTACATATTCTTTTTCTTTTTATTTAATTTATTTTATTATTTCTTTTATTTTAAAATTTCATTTAATTAAAATTAAGTTTTACACTTAAATGCTATTTTAGTTTAGTCTTGGTTCAAGTATATCGCATCAAATTTGTCTCATGTTTGTGAAAAATAGGGGGAGTGTAAAATAACTGAGGTTATTTCACACTTTTTAGGAATTCTATTTGATTCTAATCTTGTTTTTGACAGTGTATTTTTGATATGTTGTTTTTATAGTATATTTTCCTTTTTTAAGTTTTATTTTAAGTTTTAGTGTTGCCACTCCCTTTTTATTGGTTTTTACTTTGTATTTTTTGCCTTTAAATTTAAAAGTTACCTTTTTACCTTTCAGAATCTTTCCATTAATATTGTAAAGCCTGGCTTTGAATATTATTTTCTTTCCTTTCTTAACTGAGATGTTTTTTGTCCTTATGATTTTTTTAGGATTGATCTTTTTGGCTTTGCTCTGTGGCTGTTGGTTGTTATTATTGGATTTTATTGTGATTTCTTTTTTAATTATTTCTCCTGTTTTAGGATTGGTGATTTCAATGGAGTGTTTTCCATCTTTCAGGTTTAAGAGTATAGATAACTTTCCTGTACTGTCGGTGATTAGATTCTGTTTTACTCCATCTATTTTCACATCAATTTCAGTGTTTGCCAATACATTTCCCTGTCTGTCGAATAGCTGTATCTCATAATGTGAATTTGGTGCAAATTCGCTGTTTTGTGGAATTGCAGTAGTCGGTTTGACAATGATGTTTTTAGTTAACTTTACCGGTAAAAATGTATTGTTAAAACCATCATAAGAAATAATTATCGGATAATTTCCACTTGTCAGGTTGACATGCAGATTTGCAGAACCGTTTTCATCAGTTTTTAAATCATATTGTCTGTTGTTTAAGTATATGTGTATTGTCTGATTTTCAAATCCTATTTCTTCCTCATCATATAGTTCAATGTGGTATATGAGTTCGTTTCCGGCAAACATGTTTATGTCATCTGCAACAAGATGGGTTTTATAAGTAACTATTTTAAATTCTGAACCTACAGTTTCTTCAAATTCATAGAGTGTACTGTTCAATTCAACAGTGAAATGATAAGTCCTGTCTTTTAAGTTGTCAAGTTTCAGAACTGCTTTTCCATTTTGAATTTTTAGTTTATATTCATTGTATAGATATCCTAATGTCCATTTTTGATCACTGTCATCAATATTAATAATGATTTCGCCGTCAATGTTTTTTCCTAAATCAACAGTGATTGTTGCATTATTAAAATTTAAATCAGTGCTTATTTGAGCTTCAATCGGATTTTTTATTATAATTTTGCCGGTGCCGTTACATGGGCGATATTCTTCATTTCCACTATAATTTACACTGAAATAATAAGTTC contains:
- the metK gene encoding methionine adenosyltransferase, translated to MSEIYRTFTSESVTQGHPDKVADIISDAILDAYMAQDKNSHVACETCVTTDFCMVFGEVTSNADLDNDDIEKIIRDTINEIGYDNPDLKFDGHSCEIVNRLHAQSPDINQGVDRGEDETGAGDQGMMFGYATNETESLMPFPIDLARKLTNKLTELRESGEIPYLRPDGKAQVSVNYDEEGNILSLDAVVLSTQHDESMSENQEGLKEDIREKLFKAVIPEGLITEDTTEHINPTGKFEIGGPHGDAGLTGRKIIVDTYGGYARHGGGAFSGKDCTKVDRSACYMARYIAKNIVASGLAEKCEIQLSYAIGVAEPTSVMVDTFGTGKVSQAKFGEIVRENFKLTPDGIIESLGLRDVSYKPTAKYGHFGIEGRPWEKTDKAEDLKKYLEN
- a CDS encoding glycosyltransferase family 2 protein, with translation MSIYKVSIIMPVYNAEKYLRDSLDSIVNQSIGISNLEVIIVNDASTDSSGEIIDEYADKYSSFKPIHLQKNSGGPFGPRNVGLKYVTSEYVMFLDADDTYTQTACEVLYNAISKSNVGVAFGRYNRVYDDMTLISYSPYDSKNNDIKTYPNFNFITALIWKVLYRILYGKSMEYKDEILIKDIRKNPEILKILPSMWTKIVRADKLVEFKPFVAGEDLNFILDVFYNSEILFINNESIVNYSMRFDGDLSVTKNVKFKLVLDTIQSYKLAIETSNREGLKDVAMMMNPFFVNYINLLRQGDFTLAEKKMLFDEISEIDEIYKNKGLMGFALVKLIKFLSK